Genomic window (Tamandua tetradactyla isolate mTamTet1 chromosome 3, mTamTet1.pri, whole genome shotgun sequence):
TTGGAttgtggggaaactgagacccaaaaTTCAAACATGGGCTATCTGGATTTCCATAAAATAGTCTTCTCCCACCTTAGAAAAACTAGGTGCAAAAGAGAAACTACAGTGATTAAGAGTCGGCACTTTGGCGGTAGAGTGAttgggttcaaattctagctACTATCATAAACAATGAAAAGCATATAGCCAACTGATCTATGTGTCCATATTTGAAGAATAGTGCAAAGTTACATACCACACTTCCAAAAATGTATTTCAGACACTGAGATACTTCTTACATGCCTTACTCCCCCTTTTTTCAGATTCACATACAAAATTTGGAACTGAGCTAATTTTAGTCCCTTGGTGGAGCAGGGAGGAGTGTACTGGGTCCTGAAGGCACATACCCTTTCCTTGAGGAAATCTCAGTAAACATCAGAGATGGATGGTgagaggaagaagagacataTGCAAGTATACAGGTGAGAAGGTTGTAAAAGATAAACCTTGGCCTAGTTGTGTTTATTGCTGGTAACCTACTTGGAGACATCATGCTGGTTAAGGAACTGCTGATTTTTGGATTTGCCAAGGAATTCTTCAAGAAATGTAAATGTTGGTAATTGTGAGATCGAAAAATCTTGGAGAACTTACCTAATAGCCTACAATCCCACCAGTAAGGAGAGAGAAGTATGGCAACTTACCTGGACGCTGATTGGCAGGTTGAGCCCCCTCTGATCCACCACAATCATGGTTAGGATGGTCTGAATCACCAAGGCAATGAAGGTGTTGATTCCAAACACCAGGGCATAGCGCTCCACGCTCAGGTTAACCGCGATCTGAAACCTACCACCACACTCCATCAGAATCATAATAAGAAGGTatatggtttgtttttcttttcattatagaCCAAATCTGAAGAGAAAGCAGCATTCTCTTGATTATGCTTTTTGACTAAATTTCCACTATTCAGGGACAAAGAAAGGGAGTCCTAAAGTACCCTTAAAGGTTAAATCTTAATAGGTATTAAATTACATGGCAATATAATGCTTCCACAAATTAAACATAAATGTCCTAAGTTCTTATGACTTGAGAATATTGGATGCTATGTGATTTTAGATAGTTTAGAGATGACTTTTTTATGAAAATGCAAGCATTACCCAAGCACAAAGGAAGTTTTGagttgttcatttttctgtcaATTGTTTGAATTATTCTTTGGAAGATCCAAATCATTAGTCGTATGATGGAGTGAATCTTGTAATTAATTTGTTAAGAGTTCTCTATTAGAATGCAGGTGAAGTGTTTGGGttttgaatacatttaaaatgttacaggaaaaaaatgtaatccTCCTTAACATAATActcacactaaaaaaaaaaagaagtcagggCACATGAGTTTGATTATATCAGACAGATAtttcaattcaaaataaataaatttgccaAGCACAAGTTTCGTCTACTTTCTTTGATTTATGATCTCCTGAGTCTTAATATTTCTGCATGTATTTCAACTTCTTATCAATATCAAACATTTTCCATGAACAGTTTTTCTGCCATTGGCCTCAGTGGTCGCTGTCGAAATGGGCAAGTTTATGGAACCTGGGAAGGTGGTGCTGGGGCTGGCCGGTCGCTACTCTGGATGTAAAATCATCATGAGACCATTTATGATGATGCCCCAGAATGACCTGCAGCCAGGCTGTGGTGGCTGGAATTGATCATCAGTCCCGAAGACTGACTGCTGCTATTGGGAGAAGAAACTCACCAAGAGATCAAAGATCAAGTCTTTTATGAAAGTTTATAACTACAGCCACCTCATGTACACAAGATACTCCATGGATATTCCCTTGGACAAAATGGCTATCAACAAGGAGGTCTTCAGAGATCCTGCTCTTAGACGCAAGGTCGGGTGCCAGGCCAAGATCAACCTCGAGCAGAGGATACAAGACGGACAAGAGCAAGTTGTTCTTTCAGAAGCGGCAGAGTTAGGTATTTTTTGTTTCAATCAttatgaatgaaaaacaaaaatcaaaaacaaaaacaagaaacaaaacttgataaaatttcttttttcttcattcctgttatttgaaatttaaatgtttctgatttatttgggtTAATATCAAAGTTCACTTCCTGAAGTCAGCTTTGGTCACACTTATATGGAGCCAAATGTTTTCatcacattataaaaataataatctctAGAGTTTAGGGCTTTTATAATTTTTGAAGCTCTTTTTTTTCAGTatccaactttttaatttttttttaacttttcaggtAATACTTTGTTTCACACAAAAGTATATGCCTATGATTGCACAAACCAGCAAATGAAATCAGGGATGAAACCTAAATTTAATAATTCAAAATTGGATCATGCTATATCTTGTTATGGAAAACTgcttaaaataatcaaaacctGACAATGTGCCACTGCTTTCAGGTTATAAACCTTCAGGGTTTTTTTCTTGATAACCAACACTTAGTGATATACTGAGAACAAATTGCCTAAATAAAACGAAGTTTAAGTTGCATCTAATTTAATATGAAGTGCTGAACATTTAATCTTGGAGTTGCCTAAAGTCTTTCTCAGAGCAGCCACAGGAGAGGACTGTGGGCTGTGTTGGAGGGAAGGGGTGGGTGAGGACGCTCACACTGCAATGGTGATGAGGAGCATGTAGCCTGACTTGAACATCAAGTAGCCGGCATAGCACGCCCAGATGCTGTCCGTGTAATGCATGAGCAGTAAGGCCCCTGCGTTGACCACCGAGAAGATGGCCAAGGCCAACTCTCCCAGGAGATCCCAGTTGACTTTCACGTAACCCACTGCGAAGGCAGCCACGGCCCCTGGAAAAAACATTAATGAAGATCCAACATCTTGACTCAGCACAGGAGAAAGATCAACATGCTTTCTAAAAACCCAGTGATGTCAGTTAATTAATTCTAAAGATGAATATTAATTTCACAGGAAGAGTTTGTTCCACCTAAAAGTGGATTTATCCTTTTTCTATGTTTCCTATGGCTTCTATCcttgctttctattcttttggtcATTCATTTCATGATCACTCTACAGGCCAGGCCCTGTACTATGCAGAGGGGATTGAAAATTTTCAATCATTGTGAGAATAGAAAAAGATACACTAATTGCCGGGCCCTCTTCTTGCTTCTTCATTATGAAAAGTTTTCAATAATGGGTATCAGAATGGGGTACTGGGTCGTTACTTTTATTAATCTTAAATCTTATTTCTAGTCTCCATCTTCATGTTTTCAATACTGTACACATTTCCTGGAAAGCAATGGGTGAAAGGACTTATCCATATTTTAAGATGTTGTGTAATTTACAATGATTAGGGCTGGTAATTATGGTTCCCTTTAACAAAATGATGAAGTATTTATGTTTCAAATTATTGACACTTGattaattaaatttttgaaatatgatCTAGGAAAGAACTGTGACTATCAAAGAAATTAaactcttaatttttttcccccagaaattGGAATGTAGGAAGAATATTTCAGGGAACCAATTCCAGCTGAATACTGGTTTTCAGAGGGAGACAATCAGAAAGCAGATGCCATAACTGACCTTCtcaaattttttataaattaaggtgggaattaataaattcccacttcCTAGAAAACTTCCTCAAGTTTCATGTAAGTTTTCAAATACCTGTATATAAATGCTTATTGTAGGGTAAACATAAAAGGAAGATTTCCTCTGATGTTAGAAATTTGACTCTCATTTGTCTCCTATTACTTAAATCTTATAGGAAAACTTGCTTGAAAATTTGTGATGTACAGCAGCGAATTGTTAAAGATAGGGTGCTAGGTGAATCAAACATCCTATAAACAGTTTTTGGTAGTATTAGTAATTtcatttcataaagaaaaaagaataaaaatttcctGCTTATCTATAAGATGCATATGGTCTTTTgatgttaaaaacatttttctggaTGATGATTTGGAATCTTAGGGACTAGATTAGAATTTAATCAATTGGAGCTTAAACCTGAACTCTTGTATTGCATGTTATAACTACAAATAGCACATTAAATAGAAGTgactttaattcttaaaaaaagattaaagtgcCCTCTGAACAGCATAAATTTATCATATATGTGCATCCCAGTAGAATATACATGGAGAAGTTAGCACTTCTAGAAATTAACCTTATGGGCATAGCTATGATCTACACATCGATAAAAGGAAGACAAATCATCAGTTATCTACCTCCAAATGTCGCAATGGCTTCTACTGCTCCATTATAGACAGAAGAATTTTGGGAGGGGGCCTTGTAATCCCACAGAATCTGAACATAGTTCAACACCTGGTTGAAACCTGCTGTGGAAAAGGCCCACCACAGGGACCAGTAAAACAGGTGCTTCGAGGAGTAGCACTCCCTCAGATCTCGCAACCACTGCACAAAAACCCTCACGATCACATTGTGTGGGCCAGAGCTGCTCCGCTGGCTGTCACCCAGACTCCCTGACACAGTGAGCATTTCCAAAGTGGGTTTCTCTGAGCAGCCTGGTGCATCAACCTCCTGAGATTCTTCTGCCACTGCAGCTGTGCTTGGTGAGGTCTGCACTTCTTTGCTGGGTTTTGCATGAAAGAACATGCTCTTCTTGGGCATTGGTAGAAAAAGTGAGCAAAGGAAGGCCAGGGCGACAGAGGCCAAGGTCATGACATTGAGGTAGAAGTAAGACACATTGGCCAGGGACACCAGCAGCTGGGCCAGCATGGAGGCCGCCGTGTAGGCCACCAGTGTCACACTCCTGCAGTAGCTGCTCACTCTCTGGTAGTGTTCGGGGCTGACCACGCTGTAGATGTAGGCATAGTAGGCCACCTCGGTGGCGGTGACCACCCCGTAGGAGAACTCGACAGCCTGCATGGCCTTCACCCCTTGGCCAAATAAGAGCAGCAGCCAGGTGACAATGAAGCTGAGGCCCTGTAGGATGATAACTGGTTTGTAGCGGACGTAATCGGTGAGGATGAACACAGGGAGCAGCAGCACTAGGTAGGCATACGTCCAAACCGGGAGGATCTGGTTTGTGATCTGCAATGTTAAAAGGGGGTCATGTGACCACAAAGACCAAAAAGTGAGAAGGGTCTCAGCATGGGACACGACGAGGCTGCATGTGGGTACCCAATATCAAATTCTGTATCCAACTGATGGAAAAGCACAGTAGAAAACTGAGATACAAGGAAACCACTAAGAAaagacacccccccaccccatttcctAAGAAAGCAAAGAGTTGACGTATATGTGTATCTCAGTAGAATTGTATATTCTGTTATTGTTCTGAGTCATTAAGTTTAAATAGTATTGAAGTTTGAGGATGGTAGTAAAAAACTGTTTAACACTTTTGGTCATGTCAAAAATTTGAACCATTTCATGTCCAGTTATTAACATGCTTGTGAAGATAAGAATAAGTGACCTTGCAGATTTggagaataagaataaaagttagtgatgcaaactaaaaaaaaaaaaaagaagaatatgttAGAGTCTTGAGTTAATCAAGACAGAAAATAATACCTAAAACATAAACCACATAAAAAGATTGATAACTATGGTT
Coding sequences:
- the LOC143678180 gene encoding thiamine transporter 2-like, coding for MDCFRSSQSYSWIYPTVILCLFGFFSMMRPSEPFLIPYLSGPNKNLTSSEITNQILPVWTYAYLVLLLPVFILTDYVRYKPVIILQGLSFIVTWLLLLFGQGVKAMQAVEFSYGVVTATEVAYYAYIYSVVSPEHYQRVSSYCRSVTLVAYTAASMLAQLLVSLANVSYFYLNVMTLASVALAFLCSLFLPMPKKSMFFHAKPSKEVQTSPSTAAVAEESQEVDAPGCSEKPTLEMLTVSGSLGDSQRSSSGPHNVIVRVFVQWLRDLRECYSSKHLFYWSLWWAFSTAGFNQVLNYVQILWDYKAPSQNSSVYNGAVEAIATFGGAVAAFAVGYVKVNWDLLGELALAIFSVVNAGALLLMHYTDSIWACYAGYLMFKSGYMLLITIAVFQIAVNLSVERYALVFGINTFIALVIQTILTMIVVDQRGLNLPISVQFLVYGSYFAVIAGIFLMRSISIIYSAKCLKGSALSQNPDELHPEESSDVSLETRL